One window of the Pedobacter ginsengisoli genome contains the following:
- a CDS encoding S9 family peptidase, giving the protein MKKLYIVFLLLISVGFSAVSQTKTFTITETTTQAPKANYQLASRFSPNKLKKLIYSTTVDPHWLKLSNRFWYEYETPNGKLWYLVDPVAKSKKQIFDNAKLAAEITTAIRDPFDAQHLPLENLKFSSDEKQISFEVKSTIDELKKDRKDKKDADSMQKKVFFFNYDIASAKLTEVPNYSKPKAKPSWGSVAPDSSAIIFSRNYNLYWMDKENYKKAVKNEEDSTIVEHQLTKDGVKFYSYGSDGDGENNEEQEKNNKKRRRAYVLWSPNSKYFVLDRTDSRKVKDLWVVNNITAGRPTLETYKYQMPGEPDAPIDELLLFNFASKTFKKLNTAAFKDQSVSVWGAPSLNKDRDNEFRPSIWLGNNSKIYFSRTSRDLKRVDVCTVDINTDVVTPVIDERFNTYVEINRPGLVNDGNEIIHWSERDGWAHFYLFDGNGKLKSQITKGAFHCESIVNIDEKNRVLYFTANGREAKEDPYYLHLYRINFDGSGIKLLNPGDFDHAVNMNDENKYFINNFSRVNTVPKSVLMDNTGKKIMDLETADLSLLMATGYKFPEPFKVKADDGITDIYGVMYKPFNFDPAKKYPIIEYVYPGPQTEAVNKSFGKSMDRTDRLAQFGYVVITVGNRGGNPARSKWYHTYGYGNLRDYGLADKKAAVEQLADRYSYIDASKVGITGHSGGGFMSTAAMLVYPDFFKVAVSNAGNHDNSIYNRWWSEKHHGVKEIVSAKGDTTFKYSIDKNPDLAKNLKGHLMLMTGDVDNNVHPANTIRVANALMKAGKRFEFVIIPGQRHAFGDLTEYAFWKLADHFNKYLIGDFSQSDQVNILEMDREIEQKK; this is encoded by the coding sequence ATGAAGAAACTTTACATTGTATTTTTATTGCTTATTAGTGTAGGTTTTAGTGCCGTTTCGCAGACTAAAACTTTTACAATAACAGAAACCACAACTCAGGCGCCAAAAGCAAATTATCAGCTTGCTTCCCGGTTTTCGCCCAATAAACTTAAAAAACTCATTTATTCAACCACTGTTGATCCGCATTGGTTAAAATTAAGTAACCGTTTTTGGTATGAATACGAAACACCAAACGGTAAGCTATGGTATTTGGTTGATCCGGTTGCAAAAAGTAAAAAGCAGATATTTGATAATGCAAAGCTTGCTGCAGAAATTACTACAGCCATTCGTGATCCTTTTGATGCACAGCATCTGCCTTTAGAAAATCTTAAGTTTTCTAGCGATGAAAAACAAATCAGTTTTGAAGTAAAAAGTACCATTGATGAATTGAAAAAAGACCGCAAGGATAAGAAAGATGCTGACTCTATGCAGAAGAAAGTGTTCTTCTTTAACTATGATATTGCAAGTGCAAAACTTACTGAGGTTCCTAATTATAGCAAGCCTAAAGCAAAGCCTTCATGGGGTTCAGTAGCGCCAGATTCTTCGGCAATCATTTTCAGTAGAAACTACAACTTGTACTGGATGGATAAAGAAAACTATAAAAAGGCGGTTAAGAATGAAGAGGATAGTACCATAGTAGAGCATCAGTTAACAAAAGACGGTGTTAAGTTTTATTCTTACGGCAGTGATGGTGATGGAGAAAACAATGAAGAACAGGAGAAAAATAATAAAAAGAGACGCAGAGCCTATGTGCTATGGTCGCCAAATTCTAAATACTTTGTATTAGACAGGACAGATTCCCGTAAGGTTAAAGACCTTTGGGTGGTAAACAACATTACAGCCGGCAGGCCTACATTAGAGACCTATAAGTATCAGATGCCAGGTGAGCCTGATGCTCCGATTGATGAGCTTCTTTTATTCAATTTTGCCAGCAAAACTTTTAAAAAATTAAATACAGCTGCTTTTAAAGATCAGAGTGTATCTGTATGGGGGGCACCCTCTTTAAATAAAGATCGTGATAATGAATTCAGGCCTTCAATTTGGCTGGGTAATAATAGTAAAATCTATTTCTCGCGGACCAGCAGAGATCTTAAACGAGTTGATGTATGTACTGTTGATATCAATACCGACGTAGTAACTCCGGTAATTGACGAGCGTTTTAATACCTACGTTGAAATTAACCGTCCGGGTCTGGTAAACGATGGAAATGAAATTATTCATTGGTCTGAAAGGGATGGCTGGGCACATTTTTACCTGTTTGATGGCAATGGTAAATTAAAAAGTCAAATCACAAAAGGTGCTTTTCATTGCGAGAGTATTGTAAATATCGACGAAAAAAACCGGGTATTATATTTTACAGCAAACGGCCGTGAGGCTAAAGAAGATCCTTATTACCTGCATTTATACCGCATTAATTTTGATGGATCTGGAATTAAGCTCCTGAACCCTGGAGATTTTGATCATGCTGTAAACATGAACGATGAGAATAAGTATTTCATAAATAACTTTTCAAGGGTTAATACAGTGCCAAAATCGGTACTGATGGACAATACCGGTAAAAAGATTATGGATCTGGAAACTGCTGATCTTTCATTATTAATGGCTACCGGCTATAAATTTCCTGAGCCATTTAAAGTTAAGGCCGATGATGGTATTACAGATATTTATGGGGTAATGTACAAACCCTTTAATTTCGACCCGGCTAAAAAATATCCGATCATAGAGTATGTATATCCCGGTCCTCAAACAGAGGCGGTTAATAAGTCGTTTGGTAAAAGTATGGATAGAACCGACCGTTTGGCACAGTTTGGTTATGTGGTAATTACGGTTGGTAACAGGGGAGGAAATCCAGCAAGATCTAAATGGTACCATACTTATGGTTACGGAAATCTTCGTGATTATGGTTTGGCCGATAAAAAGGCAGCTGTGGAACAACTAGCCGATAGGTACTCGTATATCGATGCCAGCAAAGTTGGTATTACCGGTCACTCGGGTGGTGGTTTCATGTCTACAGCCGCAATGCTTGTGTATCCTGATTTCTTTAAGGTTGCCGTTTCTAATGCAGGAAATCATGATAACAGTATTTATAACAGGTGGTGGAGCGAAAAACACCATGGTGTAAAAGAAATCGTTTCTGCCAAAGGCGATACCACATTTAAATACAGTATTGATAAAAACCCTGACCTTGCTAAAAACCTGAAAGGTCATTTAATGCTGATGACAGGCGATGTTGATAATAACGTACATCCGGCAAATACCATTAGGGTAGCTAATGCTTTAATGAAAGCTGGTAAAAGATTTGAGTTTGTTATTATACCAGGACAACGCCATGCCTTTGGTGATTTAACTGAATATGCTTTCTGGAAACTTGCAGATCATTTTAATAAATATCTGATTGGCGATTTCTCTCAGTCTGACCAGGTTAATATACTGGAGATGGATAGAGAGATAGAACAGAAAAAATAA
- a CDS encoding C1 family peptidase, whose protein sequence is MKKTILFAIGFGFVLSAQAQNNTLKPIKENAATAVKNQGQSGTCWNYSTTSLIESEGIRKGLGELNLSEMFTARNVYIEKAKNYILRQGKAQFGEGGLGHDLVRAISLYGAMPQEAFQGLSGEIPNHTGLETALKTYLDGVLKKRPLDNDWLKGYEQILDEKIGVPPTNFDYKGKSYTAKTFAKDVLKFDADDYVNITSFTHHPYYSQFVLEAPDNFANGSFYNLPLAEMVTMTTTAVKNGYTIMWDADVSSRNFQQQKGYAMLFADTADAKQAELNPDIKEIAYTPELRQQLYENLTTQDDHLMHLIGMEQSANGKVFFKVKNSWGDVGPFKGYIEVSEPYFAINTVSLVVPKAALTKELKGKLGIK, encoded by the coding sequence ATGAAAAAAACTATATTATTTGCAATTGGGTTTGGATTTGTTTTGTCTGCTCAAGCACAGAACAATACATTAAAGCCTATAAAAGAAAACGCAGCTACTGCAGTTAAAAACCAAGGCCAGTCTGGCACTTGCTGGAATTACTCTACCACCTCGCTGATCGAATCAGAAGGAATACGTAAAGGTTTAGGAGAGCTTAATTTATCAGAAATGTTTACTGCACGCAACGTTTACATAGAAAAAGCTAAGAACTACATTCTTCGTCAGGGGAAAGCACAGTTTGGCGAAGGTGGCCTTGGACACGATCTGGTACGTGCTATATCTCTTTATGGCGCAATGCCGCAAGAAGCTTTTCAGGGTTTAAGCGGCGAAATACCTAACCACACCGGACTGGAAACTGCATTAAAAACATACCTTGATGGCGTACTTAAAAAACGCCCTCTTGATAATGACTGGTTAAAAGGCTATGAGCAAATCCTTGATGAAAAAATTGGAGTTCCACCTACTAATTTTGACTACAAAGGCAAAAGCTATACTGCAAAAACCTTTGCTAAAGATGTATTAAAGTTTGATGCTGACGATTATGTAAACATTACTTCTTTTACTCACCACCCTTATTATAGCCAGTTTGTTTTGGAAGCACCTGATAATTTTGCTAACGGATCGTTTTACAACCTTCCATTGGCGGAAATGGTAACTATGACAACTACTGCTGTAAAAAATGGCTATACCATTATGTGGGATGCTGACGTAAGCAGCAGAAACTTTCAGCAGCAAAAAGGCTATGCAATGTTATTTGCTGATACCGCAGATGCTAAACAAGCTGAATTAAACCCTGATATAAAAGAAATTGCCTACACACCTGAGTTGCGCCAGCAATTGTATGAGAATTTAACCACTCAGGATGATCACCTGATGCATCTTATTGGTATGGAACAATCGGCAAATGGCAAGGTGTTCTTCAAAGTTAAAAACTCATGGGGAGATGTTGGGCCTTTTAAAGGTTACATAGAAGTATCTGAACCTTATTTTGCAATTAACACCGTAAGCCTTGTAGTACCAAAAGCGGCGCTTACAAAGGAATTAAAAGGTAAACTGGGCATAAAATAA
- a CDS encoding outer membrane beta-barrel protein has protein sequence MKKLLLSLVAVSALAFTTQAQTEKGKIIVGGNVAFDTNKSDADGAKSNTSFAIVPSVGYFVSDNIAVGTGVGYSYDKTVSKFENQAFVVSPFGRYYANLSESFKFFGQLSVPMEFGTAKAVDAAGKVGEKVGSSTEIGVALSPGFAFFPTKKIGIEFAVNGLSYNNYRLENGDGDKIKGAGSDSFSFGANFFQPKLGIQFHF, from the coding sequence ATGAAAAAATTATTATTATCATTAGTTGCAGTTTCTGCATTAGCATTTACTACCCAGGCACAAACTGAAAAAGGAAAAATTATTGTTGGTGGTAACGTAGCATTTGACACAAATAAATCTGATGCAGACGGTGCAAAATCAAATACAAGCTTTGCAATTGTACCTAGTGTAGGTTACTTTGTTAGCGATAACATTGCAGTTGGTACTGGTGTTGGTTATAGCTACGATAAAACAGTTAGTAAGTTTGAAAACCAAGCTTTTGTAGTTAGTCCTTTTGGTCGTTACTATGCTAACTTATCTGAATCATTCAAATTCTTCGGTCAGTTATCTGTACCAATGGAATTCGGTACTGCTAAAGCTGTAGATGCTGCAGGTAAAGTAGGCGAAAAAGTTGGCTCTAGTACTGAAATTGGTGTTGCATTATCTCCGGGTTTTGCGTTCTTCCCTACTAAAAAAATCGGTATCGAGTTTGCAGTTAACGGATTAAGTTACAACAACTACCGTTTAGAAAATGGTGACGGCGATAAAATAAAAGGTGCCGGTTCTGATTCATTCAGCTTTGGAGCTAACTTTTTCCAACCTAAATTAGGTATCCAGTTCCACTTTTAA